From the genome of Amycolatopsis sp. NBC_01488, one region includes:
- the rimM gene encoding ribosome maturation factor RimM (Essential for efficient processing of 16S rRNA): protein MDVVVGRIAKAHGIRGELAVDVRTDSPDERFRIGAAVTTKLRDGSKRELTIAAAREHSGRLLVRFEEVLTRDVAETLRGALLLADTDTLPPTADPDEFYDHELAGLRAELLDGTVVGKVVEVVHSPAGELLELDVEGREVLVPFVRAIVPTVDVAGGRVVLDPPEGLLDA from the coding sequence ATGGACGTCGTAGTCGGTCGCATCGCCAAGGCACACGGAATCCGCGGGGAACTCGCGGTGGACGTGCGCACGGACTCGCCGGACGAGCGGTTCCGGATCGGCGCGGCCGTGACGACGAAGCTGCGTGACGGCAGCAAGAGGGAACTCACCATCGCAGCCGCCCGCGAACACAGCGGGCGGCTGCTGGTGCGTTTCGAGGAGGTCCTGACCCGCGACGTCGCCGAGACGCTGCGGGGCGCCCTCCTGCTCGCCGACACCGACACGCTGCCGCCGACCGCCGACCCGGACGAGTTCTACGACCACGAGCTGGCGGGCCTGCGCGCCGAGCTGCTGGACGGGACGGTCGTCGGCAAGGTCGTCGAGGTCGTCCACTCGCCCGCCGGCGAGCTCCTGGAGCTGGACGTCGAGGGCCGAGAGGTGCTGGTCCCGTTCGTCCGCGCGATCGTCCCCACGGTGGACGTCGCGGGCGGCCGGGTCGTGCTCGACCCGCCGGAAGGGCTCCTGGACGCCTGA
- a CDS encoding RNA-binding protein → MSFLADSLEHLVRGIVDNPDEVRVELLTTRRGRTLEVHVHPDDLGKVIGRGGRTATALRTVMGGIGGRGVRVDVVDTDR, encoded by the coding sequence GTGAGCTTTCTGGCTGACTCCCTCGAGCACCTGGTGCGCGGGATCGTCGACAACCCGGACGAGGTCCGGGTCGAGCTGCTGACCACCCGCCGTGGCCGGACGCTCGAGGTGCACGTGCACCCCGACGACCTCGGCAAGGTGATCGGCCGGGGTGGTCGCACGGCGACCGCCCTGCGCACCGTCATGGGTGGCATCGGTGGCCGCGGCGTCCGCGTGGACGTCGTCGACACCGACCGCTGA
- a CDS encoding CPBP family intramembrane glutamic endopeptidase codes for MTDDDGARRVLKAHWCFVAFFAGIAGYYLINLIIAAAVNRNVGEFDPLELHDIGPLLLLAFVPNLLLGLGPAAGSWLWGEGLRADFGLKPTWRDVRIGLACGALALVVGYGLNLVLIAVYGADDVSDSPLSDLADTFDGDTVWLVLAAVIVIAGAPITEELLVRGTLWNALSFHRVPPWVVLVLTSLVFAQLHGEPTRTIALFGQGIAIGLARHLSGRVSAGVIAHAANNLPPAVLLFVAH; via the coding sequence GTGACGGACGACGACGGCGCACGGCGCGTGCTGAAGGCGCACTGGTGTTTCGTCGCGTTCTTCGCGGGGATCGCCGGCTACTACCTCATCAACCTGATCATCGCCGCGGCGGTCAACCGCAACGTCGGCGAGTTCGACCCCCTCGAGCTGCACGACATCGGCCCGCTGCTGCTCCTGGCGTTCGTGCCCAACCTGCTGCTCGGCCTCGGCCCGGCCGCCGGCTCGTGGCTCTGGGGCGAGGGCCTGCGCGCGGACTTCGGGCTCAAGCCGACCTGGCGCGACGTCCGGATCGGCCTCGCCTGCGGGGCGCTCGCGCTGGTCGTCGGCTACGGGCTCAACCTGGTGCTGATCGCCGTCTACGGCGCCGACGACGTCTCCGACAGCCCGCTGAGCGACCTCGCCGACACCTTCGACGGCGACACCGTCTGGCTCGTGCTCGCCGCGGTGATCGTCATCGCCGGCGCGCCGATCACGGAGGAGCTGCTGGTCCGCGGCACGCTGTGGAACGCGCTGTCGTTCCACCGGGTCCCGCCGTGGGTGGTGCTCGTGCTCACCTCGCTGGTGTTCGCCCAGCTGCACGGCGAGCCGACCCGCACGATCGCCCTCTTCGGCCAGGGCATCGCGATCGGGCTGGCCCGGCACCTCTCCGGCCGGGTGAGCGCCGGGGTGATCGCGCACGCGGCCAACAACCTGCCGCCGGCGGTCCTGCTGTTCGTCGCGCACTGA
- a CDS encoding CPBP family intramembrane glutamic endopeptidase codes for MTTSQPRDPAPDATPFPEPEEPAATAFLPPARRHRWGFGAFLLVEAVLLASAAFVSVLVGDTGPGPLPIRVVLLGTMLPTMIAAAVAVLITYLRGNGPVADLRLEWRWADVRTGFRFGCVGLVFTTIGAYLWTRLVGNANATSAISALVEDRKMSISAAIVMFVYLWLLGPICEEIIYRGLLWGAAEQLQWRSERWGRVAAFLLSTAVFAASHLEPLRTTLLLVIAVPIGLARLVTGRLPASIVAHQVNNFLPALTILLGALGVASF; via the coding sequence GTGACCACTTCCCAGCCCCGGGACCCGGCTCCCGACGCCACGCCGTTCCCCGAGCCCGAGGAGCCCGCCGCGACCGCGTTCCTGCCGCCCGCGCGGCGGCACCGCTGGGGCTTCGGGGCCTTCCTGCTCGTCGAGGCCGTGCTGCTGGCGTCGGCGGCGTTCGTGTCCGTGCTGGTCGGCGACACCGGGCCCGGCCCGCTGCCGATCCGGGTGGTGCTGCTCGGCACGATGCTGCCGACGATGATCGCGGCCGCCGTTGCGGTGCTGATCACCTACCTGCGCGGCAACGGCCCCGTCGCCGACCTGCGGCTGGAGTGGCGATGGGCCGACGTTCGCACCGGGTTCCGCTTCGGCTGCGTCGGGCTCGTCTTCACGACCATCGGCGCCTACCTCTGGACGCGGCTGGTCGGCAACGCCAACGCGACATCCGCGATCAGCGCGCTGGTCGAGGACCGGAAGATGTCGATCTCGGCGGCGATCGTGATGTTCGTCTACCTGTGGCTGCTCGGCCCGATCTGCGAGGAGATCATCTACCGCGGTCTGCTCTGGGGCGCCGCCGAGCAACTGCAGTGGCGGAGCGAACGCTGGGGCCGGGTCGCGGCGTTCCTGCTGTCGACGGCGGTGTTCGCGGCCAGCCACCTCGAGCCGCTGCGCACGACGTTGCTGCTGGTCATCGCGGTGCCGATCGGCCTGGCCCGGCTGGTCACCGGGCGGCTGCCCGCCAGCATCGTCGCGCACCAGGTGAACAACTTCCTCCCGGCGCTGACGATCCTGCTCGGCGCGCTCGGGGTGGCCTCTTTCTGA
- the trmD gene encoding tRNA (guanosine(37)-N1)-methyltransferase TrmD gives MRIDVVTIFPEYLDPLRAALLGRAIDRGLIEVGVHDLREWTHDVHRAVDDAPYGGGPGMVMKPQIWGPALDDVCRPETRLVVPTPAGRPFTQELAHAYAAEKHLVFACGRYEGIDQRVVDDAARRMPVDEVSIGDYVLVGGEAAVLVIVEAVVRLLPGVLGNARSAAEDSFSDGLLEGPSYTRPEVWRDLAVPDVLRSGNHALIDRWRRDQALERTARRRPDLLAALPEGSLDKHDRGVLEGLDPEQA, from the coding sequence ATGCGGATCGACGTCGTCACGATCTTCCCCGAGTACCTCGACCCGCTGCGCGCCGCGCTGCTGGGCCGGGCGATCGACCGCGGCCTGATCGAGGTCGGCGTGCACGACCTGCGCGAGTGGACCCACGACGTGCACCGCGCGGTCGACGACGCCCCGTACGGCGGCGGCCCCGGCATGGTGATGAAGCCGCAGATCTGGGGCCCGGCCCTGGACGACGTCTGCCGCCCGGAGACACGGCTAGTCGTGCCGACGCCGGCGGGCAGGCCGTTCACCCAGGAGCTGGCCCACGCCTACGCGGCGGAGAAGCACCTGGTGTTCGCCTGCGGCCGGTACGAGGGCATCGACCAGCGGGTCGTCGACGACGCCGCGCGCCGGATGCCGGTCGACGAGGTGTCGATCGGGGACTACGTGCTGGTCGGCGGCGAAGCGGCGGTGCTGGTCATCGTCGAGGCCGTCGTCCGGCTGCTGCCCGGCGTGCTCGGCAACGCGCGGTCCGCGGCCGAGGACTCGTTCTCCGACGGCCTGCTCGAAGGGCCCAGCTACACCCGCCCGGAGGTGTGGCGCGACCTCGCGGTGCCGGACGTCCTGCGGTCCGGAAACCACGCGCTGATCGACCGCTGGCGGCGTGACCAGGCCTTGGAGCGGACCGCCCGCCGCCGCCCCGATCTCCTGGCGGCGCTGCCGGAAGGTAGTCTCGACAAGCACGATCGCGGGGTCCTGGAGGGCTTGGACCCCGAGCAGGCGTAG
- the rplS gene encoding 50S ribosomal protein L19, whose product MNTLDALDKQSLRSDIPDFRPGDTLKVHVRVIEGNRERNQVFQGVVIRRQGGGIRETFTVRKVSFGVGVERTFPVHSPNLAEVEVHKRGDVRRAKLYYLRDLRGKKAKIKERRENRETASAN is encoded by the coding sequence ATGAACACCCTGGACGCGCTGGACAAGCAGTCGCTGCGTTCCGACATCCCGGACTTCCGCCCGGGCGACACCCTCAAGGTGCACGTCCGCGTCATCGAGGGCAACCGCGAGCGCAACCAGGTCTTCCAGGGCGTCGTGATCCGCCGCCAGGGCGGCGGCATCCGCGAGACCTTCACCGTCCGCAAGGTCTCCTTCGGCGTCGGCGTGGAGCGCACCTTCCCGGTGCACTCGCCGAACCTGGCCGAGGTCGAGGTCCACAAGCGCGGTGACGTGCGGCGCGCGAAGCTGTACTACCTGCGCGACCTGCGCGGCAAGAAGGCCAAGATCAAGGAGCGCCGCGAGAACCGCGAGACGGCCTCGGCTAACTGA
- a CDS encoding YraN family protein: MTGTDQLARHRRDLGAWGEDLASRHLQDRGLVLLGRNWRCREGEIDLILTDRTRVVFCEVKTRTGTEYGLPSETVTEEKAGRVRRAAQRWLREFRIGWCPVRYDVVTILAEPGTRPRVQHIEAAF; this comes from the coding sequence ATGACGGGCACCGACCAGCTCGCAAGACACCGCCGCGACCTGGGCGCGTGGGGCGAAGACCTCGCTTCCCGGCACCTGCAGGACCGCGGCCTCGTCCTGCTCGGCCGCAACTGGCGTTGCCGCGAAGGCGAGATCGACCTCATCCTCACCGACCGCACCCGCGTCGTCTTCTGCGAGGTCAAGACCCGCACGGGCACCGAATACGGCCTGCCGTCGGAGACCGTCACCGAAGAGAAAGCCGGCCGAGTCCGCCGAGCCGCCCAACGCTGGCTGCGCGAGTTCCGCATCGGCTGGTGCCCAGTCCGCTACGACGTCGTGACGATCCTCGCGGAGCCGGGCACGCGCCCCCGCGTCCAGCACATCGAGGCGGCGTTCTGA
- the lepB gene encoding signal peptidase I, translating to MAEPVSQNAPEDDPDRSEEDLPRRSRSEERGGSRRRRAKPAKKRSFWKELPILLVIALVLTILIQTFLAKVFMIPSGSMEATLHGCPGCTGDRILVDRVTYDFTEPSPGDVVVFKGPPAWVNNEVAPQESSNIVVQGLRGLGSLVGFAPPDERDFVKRVIAVGGQTVQCCDTQGRVVVDGKGLDEPYVYWENAANQTERTFEPVKVPAGTVWVMGDNRNNSDDSRFQGGGGVNGAVPVDNIIGKARIIVLPPSRWGGITDHNPQTSAQPAALGAPAWQSGLPLGAGIAAAWPALFVGRKLKSGLRRAAGRKR from the coding sequence GTGGCCGAACCCGTGTCCCAGAACGCTCCTGAGGATGACCCCGATCGCTCCGAAGAGGACCTGCCCCGGCGGTCCCGCTCCGAGGAGCGCGGGGGGTCCCGACGGCGGCGAGCCAAGCCCGCCAAGAAACGGTCGTTCTGGAAGGAACTGCCGATCCTGCTCGTGATCGCCCTGGTGCTCACGATTCTGATCCAGACATTCCTCGCGAAGGTCTTCATGATCCCCTCGGGGTCCATGGAGGCCACCCTGCACGGGTGCCCCGGGTGCACCGGCGACCGGATCCTGGTCGACCGGGTCACCTACGACTTCACCGAGCCCTCGCCGGGCGACGTCGTCGTGTTCAAGGGCCCGCCGGCGTGGGTCAACAACGAGGTCGCGCCGCAGGAGTCGAGCAACATCGTCGTCCAGGGCCTGCGCGGTCTGGGCTCGCTGGTCGGGTTCGCCCCGCCGGACGAGCGGGACTTCGTCAAGCGCGTGATCGCGGTCGGCGGCCAGACCGTCCAGTGCTGCGACACGCAGGGCCGGGTCGTCGTGGACGGCAAGGGGCTCGACGAGCCGTACGTCTACTGGGAAAACGCGGCCAACCAGACGGAACGGACCTTCGAGCCGGTCAAGGTCCCCGCGGGGACGGTCTGGGTCATGGGCGACAACCGGAACAACTCCGACGACTCCCGGTTCCAGGGCGGCGGCGGCGTGAACGGCGCGGTCCCCGTGGACAACATCATCGGCAAGGCGCGGATCATCGTCCTGCCGCCGAGCCGGTGGGGCGGGATCACCGACCACAACCCGCAGACGTCGGCCCAGCCGGCGGCGCTCGGCGCGCCGGCCTGGCAGAGCGGCCTCCCGCTCGGGGCCGGCATCGCGGCGGCGTGGCCCGCGCTCTTCGTCGGGCGCAAGCTCAAGTCCGGACTGCGCCGGGCGGCCGGGCGGAAACGCTAG
- a CDS encoding ribonuclease HII, with translation MVRGDLFWGLQGALVRRGLGPVAGVDEAGAGACAGPLVVAACVLKQGDAARLTELTDSKLMTAKARDRVYDLVLARAVDYSVIVVPTAEVDLYGIRVMNLEGMRRAAAALRVSPGYILTDGFRVPGLTAPNAAVIKGDRSVACIAAASVLAKVTRDRIMAGYHDDLPHYGFDVHKGYSTTDHLAALREHGPSDVHRWSYTNVATVAIKHGVRPARPVLLTYAALEKAMEGGSAAGLAAVLDEALEPQLSLPLHAPAAGVGHNERSAGGAAARSRGGARIS, from the coding sequence GTGGTGCGCGGCGACCTCTTCTGGGGCCTGCAGGGCGCGCTCGTCCGCCGTGGCCTCGGCCCGGTCGCCGGAGTGGACGAAGCCGGCGCCGGGGCGTGCGCGGGACCGCTGGTGGTCGCGGCCTGCGTGCTCAAGCAGGGTGACGCGGCGAGGCTGACCGAGCTGACGGACTCCAAGCTGATGACGGCCAAGGCGCGCGACCGGGTCTACGACCTGGTCCTCGCCCGGGCCGTCGACTACTCCGTGATCGTCGTTCCCACCGCCGAGGTCGACCTCTACGGCATCCGGGTGATGAACCTGGAGGGCATGCGGCGCGCCGCGGCGGCGCTGCGCGTGTCGCCGGGGTACATCCTCACGGACGGATTCCGCGTCCCCGGTCTCACGGCCCCGAACGCGGCGGTGATCAAGGGCGACCGCTCGGTGGCGTGCATCGCGGCCGCGTCGGTGCTGGCGAAGGTGACGCGCGACCGCATCATGGCGGGCTACCACGACGACCTCCCGCACTACGGTTTCGACGTGCACAAGGGTTACAGCACGACCGACCACCTGGCGGCGTTGCGCGAGCACGGCCCCAGCGACGTCCACCGGTGGTCGTACACGAACGTCGCGACGGTGGCCATCAAGCACGGCGTGCGGCCGGCGCGGCCGGTCCTGCTGACCTACGCGGCGCTGGAAAAGGCCATGGAGGGCGGGTCCGCGGCGGGGCTCGCCGCGGTCCTCGACGAGGCGCTCGAGCCACAACTCAGCCTGCCGCTGCATGCCCCGGCCGCGGGTGTGGGTCACAATGAACGCTCCGCCGGCGGAGCAGCAGCACGATCCCGAGGAGGGGCGCGGATTTCATGA
- a CDS encoding DUF2469 domain-containing protein, producing the protein MSAEDLEKYETEMELSLYREYRDIVGQFSYVVETERRFYLANAVDVQVRDGGGEVYFEVRMSDAWVWDMYRPARFVKHVRVITFKDVNVEELDKPDLRLPEDGPFSG; encoded by the coding sequence ATGAGCGCAGAGGATCTCGAGAAGTACGAGACCGAGATGGAGCTCTCGCTGTACCGCGAGTACCGCGACATAGTCGGCCAGTTTTCGTACGTGGTGGAGACCGAGCGGCGGTTCTACCTGGCGAACGCGGTCGACGTCCAGGTCCGCGACGGCGGCGGCGAGGTGTACTTCGAGGTCCGCATGTCCGACGCGTGGGTCTGGGACATGTACCGCCCCGCCCGCTTCGTCAAGCACGTCCGGGTCATCACGTTCAAGGACGTCAACGTCGAGGAGCTCGACAAGCCGGACCTCCGGCTGCCCGAAGACGGCCCGTTCTCGGGCTGA
- the rpsP gene encoding 30S ribosomal protein S16 — MAVKIKLQRLGKIRAPYYRIIVADARTRRDGKAIETIGKYHPKEEPSLIEVVSERAQYWLGVGAQPTEPVQRLLEITGDWQKFKGLPGAEGTLKVAEPKPSKQDLFNAALAAAGEEPSTEATTPKKKSAPKKAEAEKAEAAEGEKAE; from the coding sequence GTGGCCGTCAAGATCAAGCTGCAGCGCCTCGGCAAGATCCGTGCGCCGTACTACCGCATCATCGTCGCCGACGCGCGCACCCGCCGGGACGGCAAGGCCATCGAGACGATCGGCAAGTACCACCCGAAGGAAGAGCCGAGCCTGATCGAGGTCGTCTCCGAGCGCGCCCAGTACTGGCTGGGAGTCGGCGCGCAGCCGACCGAGCCGGTCCAGCGCCTGCTGGAGATCACCGGTGACTGGCAGAAGTTCAAGGGCCTGCCGGGCGCCGAGGGCACCCTGAAGGTGGCCGAGCCGAAGCCGTCCAAGCAGGACCTGTTCAACGCGGCGCTGGCCGCCGCCGGCGAGGAGCCCTCCACCGAGGCCACCACGCCGAAGAAGAAGTCCGCCCCCAAGAAGGCCGAGGCCGAGAAGGCCGAAGCCGCCGAGGGTGAGAAGGCCGAGTGA